Proteins found in one Patescibacteria group bacterium genomic segment:
- a CDS encoding DNA-3-methyladenine glycosylase: MKKRLTRNFFTRPTLIVAKDLLGKFLVRKFGNKILAGKVVETEAYLGPQDKASHGYRMKKTTRNKAEYLIGGHIYIYLVYGLYWQLNISTEKAGLPRCILIRALEPVMIKNKTLNKKKITNGPGKLCQWLKLNQSFYGEDLIKSQRIWLEDCGIKIKREEIAMSKRIGIDYAGRYWANRKLRFYLKNNPFVSKI; the protein is encoded by the coding sequence ATGAAAAAAAGATTAACAAGAAATTTTTTTACCCGCCCAACTTTGATTGTGGCGAAAGATCTTTTAGGAAAATTTTTAGTCAGAAAATTTGGAAATAAAATTTTAGCTGGAAAAGTTGTTGAAACTGAAGCTTATCTTGGTCCACAAGACAAAGCTTCTCATGGTTATCGAATGAAAAAAACAACCAGAAATAAGGCTGAATATCTAATCGGTGGACATATTTATATTTATTTAGTCTATGGTCTGTATTGGCAATTAAATATCTCGACAGAAAAAGCTGGTTTGCCAAGATGCATCTTGATTCGCGCTCTTGAACCTGTTATGATAAAAAACAAAACTTTAAACAAGAAAAAAATAACTAATGGACCAGGCAAATTATGTCAGTGGTTAAAACTAAATCAATCGTTTTATGGTGAAGATTTAATCAAGAGTCAAAGAATTTGGTTAGAAGATTGTGGGATAAAAATAAAAAGAGAAGAGATAGCAATGAGCAAAAGAATTGGCATTGATTATGCCGGCCGGTATTGGGCCAATAGAAAACTAAGATTTTATCTAAAAAACAATCCTTTTGTTTCAAAAATATGA